The DNA region CATCTGCACCCACCTCACCTGCCCGAACGCCTCCAGCTCCCTCCGAATCGTCACCTCGCTGACGTCACACGGCACGGGCCTCAGCAGCAGCGCCCGAGTCGGCGCCGCGGCCGGAGGCGGGATCGGGGAGTGCACCGCCGTCACCGCGCTAACGTACGCCGCGGGTGACGGTACGTAGGGCACCGCCACGACTTCGTTCAtcggcggtggtggtggtggcggaggaggcggtACTGGGTAGGGATAATAAACTTGGTGATGAGGTAGTagaggcggtggtggtggtgggaggCTAAAAACGGGTATCGGGTTCGGGTTTCTGGGCCTGAATTCCTCGGCTGCCGGGTCCAGACCACCCTGAAACCGGACGAAACCGGTTTCAGCCATGTGGGTTTGAGGTTTTAGCAGGAAAACCAGCTGAGGAGATGAGTAGAAAAACGGTGATGAACAAGTGACGAGTGGTTTTCCGGtgaagtagtagtagtaacaGTAATAAAACCACTGGGTATTATCACTTGGGTCTTCCAGCGTTGGTCAAAATCCCATCCAGCTTATCTTCCCGAGTAATAGTACAcctttgctctctctctctctgaaaaaTGGGTCTCTGAGTTTCTAGGTCGGAAGCTACAGTAGAAAAAGCACAGATTGGCTTTGgctctattttccttttccactACTGAAAGTCTCCTAAAAATGCATCTTTTGCCCTCTCTCTTAAATTACCGTATTAGCCTGGTTCATTGGGGGAGGTGGTGAGCGGTAAAGATAAAACCTTTTAGGGGTGATTGGGTAATTTGGCATAAGAATGAGCGGTGGCCGTACACGTGGAATGGGGAGTGTGTGATCATGAGCGATTGAAGGGTACAAGTCATACAGGAAAGGGATTTTTTTACCAAAACCGGAAGGGGTGATTATTGCTCTGCTGTATTGCGTACCTTATTTGACATTAATACTTTTACtgtgtaattttctttttttctttaaattacTATATGTGCTTTTGCACTTGTCTCAgtcatttaccaaaaaaagatACTCTTTGTACTTGGTTCTTCCACAAATTCATTGCCGAATTAAAAGGGTACTTGTGTTGGTTTGAATTTCACTATTCTAGCAtaaatttctacaaatttgatACCAAATATTGTTTCTAGGCCTCGTTTGATTCACAGAAAGGAaagtagtttttttgtttttcctacaggaaatgaaagagaaggaaaattcATTTCTCGATGACTTTTCATTCCGATGTTTGgtaacataaagaaaaatcatccgAAAGattgttaattaaaataataaaataatatattgtgagtaataaaaacaagaaaatgagatgAGAAAGTGGTTCTTatgaattttggaatgaacaactttttctcgcattttctcaatctttagaaaaatatttcatttatttcagtATTCCCAAACACATgaaatgaacaactttctttttctattggTTACTTTCTACAAACTAAACGAGGCCCTAATTGACATAGGTGAAAACGGTCACCAAGTTGTTTCAGGACAATTCCACGTATAACATCGCTCACACTGATGCATTACCTATGTCTTGACTGTGACACGGACTTGTGtgtataagagcatctccaacagcttccctaaaatttctctaaaatggggaagcaaaagttaaattctccaaaaaaattatgatcaaaatccagcagcttctccattttggagatttcggtatttaatataacaataaaatataatatatcatcatgaattataacaaaaaaacattatatatttcattgtaacaataaactaactcaatcaaatattttattgttgttttaaatttgttggagtacgtgaagaatttaattttggggaaggaaggctttgctgcaaatttggggaattaagacttctttttcttcttcatccccattttggggaatgggatggggaagctgttggacctaaaaagagctctatattccccaaaattgagaagtttaagaaaatgaagaaactgttggagatgctctaagtgATTTATGGTCATTTACTGAGATGGAAATGAATCCTAAAGGCCATGCACAAAGTTTATAATAAAGTCGTTGAATAAACACCAAACGGTTTCGTCAAGGTTATGAATATTGAGGTTGTTCGGGGTTATTCGATGTCAGTATCTAATTCGACTTAATGACTTACGTGACAAATAATTGCtacccattttaatttcctaCCATGTATTGCTGATTAGTACTTGTGGCTTCAATATATAGTCTTCTGGGAACTTATGTGTTGCTTACATTGAATACATGTAGGAGAATGGTGGTGGGGAATGGTGGCCGGAGTTTACATGCCGAAATGATGACGGTGGTACGGACAGTCAGAGCAAAGGGAGGCCACATCAACTTTCACGATGAATATATCCGTTTTGATTAGGATCACTCTCTGAAAAAGGTCTCGTACGTAAACTACTACTATAGACTCATATAACCATTATACTTTATTTGCACATATTTGAGGGGAttcgtgtttttttttttgggttctttTACTAAAGTAATTCTAATTCTGAGTCAAGAACACATAGTTAGAGGGAATAAATAAATTGGTCGTATAAATGTAATCCCACATTGCAATATGGGTAAAATGGCTTGCTTCCTCCAAGAATGTCGTCTTTGTGGTCATTCCCagaattttaattatttggttAATCTTTGTAGATATgctcaatcatatatatagttacttGAAACCTGCAATGAAGGTGGTGGCAATAATCGGCAAAAGAAGCTTAATTAACAGCTGGTTTACATAATTATTCGTTCATGGCAGCATGAGTATGGTATTGAGCATGTGATATCATGGATTAGTTGAGTGtaaaatttggtaaaagaTCCCGTAAATACAACAATttaaaaattcaaagataTATTCTTGAACATGATAAATTATGTTACGAGCAAAGCTTGATATATAGTGGTATGTTGCgttatgaattatgatattGGCCAAGAGAGATTCAAGTACATGCGAGACATTGTTCAGGTTTGAATTTTGACATCTTTGGtcatatatgttttaattgtgtgttaGGGTTTGTCTTTGGTGCAGATAGGTATGACCGTATGACATACATACAACTAAGATGCGGTTGCATGTGTTAACAAAAGAGTAGTGGGTTGAGAATTTAGAAGAAAGTTTGTCTAGAAATCAAGTATGAAAATTTTTCATGTATTAGTTTAGAACTAGCAtgagaattttgaaaaaagttTGTCTAGAAATCAAGTATGCATGCTATGTCTTGCCTATTTGTATAGCAAAATTTTCCGTGTATTAGTTTAGAACTAGCATTTGAATCAACTTAACATATAGGATCAACTCAAACCAACTCGAGAATTTGAGTGTAAAACAAACCTCCTTCCTCCCTCAATTGCAAACTCCTGCATTTCTAATCGAATTAACCTAGAGTGGACATGGATTCTCTACGTACTGCTTACATTCATGCCGGAACGTTGTGATAATTCTTCAGCATTTCTATagttttcatcttttgaatttccttgttcttgttcagaCTCATAATTCATGTTCTTAATGTCATAGTATGATCAAGTCCAAGaagagcagcagcagcacacGTGTGCCGGAGTTTCCAGTCCGCCGGTGAGTCCAACACGAGACTTCCAATGCCGTCGATACCATATTCTAGTCGCGTCTTCGATACTTTGCATGCTGCTGTCGTCTCCCTCTTATGTTCATTCTTTTCctattcattcattcataaaCAATTTAACACATGCATCAAAGCCCTAAAAAACTAAGCTACTTGTTTATGGGGCACATTCAAACATTTCGATACTGTCTCTCATTTCTTTAACCCTCAATCTATGAGCTTGGTAAAGTCACAGTATGATTGTACTACTATATTATTGTCATGCACGATTGACCAGTTTTTGGTATGGAGGAGATACTTCTTCAcatttttcttggtttctttttctctgtttcaatcaaggagtaaaatatctaaaatatctttgatatttctttaaaatttatgttttttacaATTACTGATactaattttcatatctttccgatattttatatttagtatatttttagttaaatatacaacttttagataaaatttagaaaaatttacatcaataatcgatatatccatcgagattttattttttcgaaCCATCGAAATTTTCATGATCGTCTATATTTTAATCGTTGGTTTCAATTACAATATGTGCTATGTCACTAATTAAGGTATATTGTAATTCTCGACTAAACAGAAACTACAACGATGGCCAAGCTATTGGAGACTGCAAAAATAGCGAGGATTATGTCAAATTTTTCACTTGTCTAAAAGCTTGGATTATGTTAAATTTCAACATTGTATTATCTCGCGCAGTCCCTTAATATTGTCCCTCATGTGAGCAAACTTGATGCTATTAATAGAGTAGATCGACATCCATCTTATGTAGATTATGCTTTGGAGACATAAGAAAAAAGTTTCGTCCAAAAGAGCGAACGGTAATAAACTAAGCTAATTTCGTGTTTAAATCCTAGATACGTCGTCTCTGAGTACATGATTCTTACGACTAGTAACTACAAAATTAGTTTAACTAGTAATGCTGCAGTGTTCCCCATTTGCTGTACAGGATTCATGGGCCACAATCTCTCTCTTGCATTATGAAGAAGGATCCCTTTCATCCCCACAGAAAGTAAGTGAAAGTGACATTTCCTCTTTATCCCAGCAAACCCTAGCCTATTTCAAGGATGTGCAGGTATAAGCTTTCTAAACAGCCAAACACACACAGGGACATTCCCTATCTTTGTTTGTGGATCAATTCCATTATCCATCACAAACTATATACTAGTAATGTAGCAATGCCTTTTCACATTTCCTCCTTGTTCTTATGTGGGGTGCTCCCACCTATATATGTCACAAGCCATTGGAGGATTATATGGCTAGTGCAAGAAGCCCTAATATTCCATGTAGAAAGTAGTGAAGACTGTTTGCTTTGcctggaaaagaagaaagccaATTTGGAGTACGAAAGCTGCAGATGGAGCAGCATAGCATTCAACTTTGAGAAAAGAATAGTATAGAATCTTGTTGTTAATTTAAGTGGTTACCATAGTTTATCACCTTCCAACAAAAACTTAATAATGTATACAAGTGATCGAAGGATGATGGATGAAAAAACTCAACGGGTTGGCATGTTAGGCTATAAGTGGAGCAGACACTGGAAGGATTCTAATGGTAGTAATGTAATATGAGGTGTCTGGTTAGATTCTCAGCTTATGAAAAACATCCCTTAAGGATGGGACATACCTAAATTGCTCATGGTCTCAGAATGGTAGCTCAACCACCATCATTTCTTTAAATCAAAGAAGGATGATGGATTAAAACCCCTAAGCACCTAACACAAAAGATAATTTGAACGTCTGAAATCAATTGATAATagataaagaaatgaaatccTGAATCGCGACACCGTATGATATTACTCTCAACTGTCAACAGAAAGCGTGACGTGATTCATATGCTAAATTTGATTGGGGTATAGGTTGAGCTGCCATTTAGCTCTAGGGTGAGACAATGGATCCAGGAGACCATCAAATTCTGCTTCCCCTTAGTACCAGGAATGTTGCCTGCACTTGTTTTTTGTGGCTTGGTTTGCCACCACGAACTCTGATGCTCCAACCACTATGATCAGTGATTATTCTAATTAATAGAATCTTGGATTGTGTGTGCCATGTCGTGTGCTGCTACTACCGTGGCAAATCGTTTTGCAAGTGCAACAATAGGCACATAAACATACATACTTTGGGCAAGGGTTCCTCCTAggcattttcttatttgggtAAGGGATTCTAGGTTGCTTTTAGATTAGGGGATTCAATTATATGTTAATTTGTTGTGTTATTGTAACATTATCACTTTGATCAAGAATGTTCCACTTATAAAATTAATAGCGGGAAGCAGCCCAATGTGGAAAGAAGTTTAGCTTTCTACTTCCCCAGATTTACAGTCCCATAGACAAacagaggaagagggagagagtcATCAGTCATGGATGACTTTGGGCGCAAACAACAAGCAAATGTGCAAgagttttcttgttctttatagATGGTGGGGTTTTATCAATAATTTCAGAAACCCAACTCAGTTTTTGGGCCATTGACTAGGTTTGCATGTAGTTTGTTCTAACATACAGTAGTTTAGAAAGGCCCATAACCACAACTTAGTTGTTGTTGCCTTTAGAGTTTAGGCAAGGAGAGTTCACTTCATCATATATGAAGTCTCTACTCTAACTAAGGCAACCAAATCAGGATGATTGATTAGACTTTAGATAGTGAAGAAAAGATTGTGAAAATTCTAGAAATGATAACATAGTTTCATCAAGATAGAGGGAGCTGGAAAATTACATGGCCAGTGAACCTCTTGCATATTAAGAACTTTTAATAACAGGACTACTTCCATTCTTTTTCCACTCTGTGTCAGAGTTGAGTTTAATGGGGGAATACAATGCCTAAATTCCCTCTACTGTGTAATGGAGCTCACTGGACTCAACTACCTGTTCAACTGGATGGTCCAACTTTGAGTTTGGAGAAGTAAGATTTGTACCTCTGTGCTAACCCAAACATGCCTAGAGTGCCTCCAGTGTGAAGCATCACCACTTTTGCACCTCCTTCAACTTCTGCTTCCTTTTTATGAAGGGCCATTGCCTTCTCCCAAGCAGAAAGTGTATAAACTGGGTCGACTAAAATACCAGTTTGTTGTGCAATATGTTGGCATGCCTCTAATTCCCCTTCTAATACATTGCCAAATCTGAGGAGTTTTGTGGCAGGATTTCAGTTATAAAAAGAGAGACTAAAATATACAATCAAGAGTTATATAGATATAACATGGTGTATGACATTTTGGATTATAAACAATATCACAAGAGTTGTGAAGATTTGGACAAGCAACTCACTTTCTTGGGTGACAACGTTCTACCCAGTGCACGATTCCTTTATCTATATCATTGAAGCAGTGATCAATATGAGTATGAAAATGCCTCTTGAAATTGGAAATCAAACGCTTCTCCTGATGTCTGTACCCATCATACGTATCAGCCAACATCACTGCAGTTACCTCCCATGGGAGCCTGACAAGCAGCGATAGAAATAGTTAATATGCTGCAGTAGTCTGCCTCAATAAGAAGCTCAGTAATTCAAATCACTATTTCAAAGTAGTCATGTAATACATACGGGAACACACCCCAAACATATGGCTCCAAGAGCTAAACCAACAGCTGTTGTCCCAGTTCCAGAATCTACAACAAGCTTCAAGACCCTTCCATTCCCAAGCAAGTGATTCTGCGATAAGTACTGCACTAGGCGAGTCAAACCTAGGGAGAGAAACATATATTACAGTCTTAAAAATAACAGCTAGCACAACATCATGATGCAAGGATCAACTTAATACACAACACGAAAAAGGCAAAACACAGGGgaataaatgaataattgtGCACACGTAGTTTTAGACCAAAAATGCAGTACAAAGAAATCCTAAAGTAAACCCATGCATTTCCCTAGCAATGAGCCAACAACAATAAACTTAACTTTCTGGAGGCATTTTCAAGCTCACACGTAATATTGCGAACTTATTCTCAACAGAACCATACAAACAAGGGTGTAGTACCAACAATGCTTCAGAAGATACGGACGATTAAAGTTATGAGAGTTAAGGTGAAAGTTATGGGCTTGATCTGTAATCATGATCAGGCTAACTAAACAGGATGCCAATACGTAGACATGGAAGCAACAAGATTAAACTTTGTTCTAAATTGACTCAAGTTACCTAGTAATGCTACAACATCTCCTGCACCTTCATTGACAATTACAATTTTCCGAGGATGGTCACTTCTTTGAGCAATTTCTTGCGAAAGATTCAGAGCACCATCATTTTGATTCAAAGAAGCCTCCAAAATATCATCAAACCAAAGGACGGTACCGCTACTGCCTGCCAGAGTATCAGCATGGCTCTTTAACATCTTTTCCCTATTGGCATAAAGCGATCTTGGTACATAAGTGACATTGCCATATATGGTTGACATCAAGTTATAGCCAGTCAGTACTTCAGGCTGCTCCCCTCGTAGGAGTAAATGTGGTTTCAGTCCTCTTTCTGAACATGAAACGGCTGAAGCACACACAAGTCAGTGAAGTCACTACTTAGCAGCAAGATCGAATATCCAACAGTATTTGCAGCAAGAAATTACCTACCAACAGCTGCTGTATGGGCACTCTGGCAAcctccacaagtcacctaaACCACAGAAAAGTCAAGACTTGAATGTTGTTTGGTCATTAGAGGAActtattttgaaaatgaattagtactaaatatTGGACTATATAACGTCTAACAAATGTTATCAAGTTCATAAGCtcataaaatgatgatgaccACAGAAGGATCATAATCTCACCACATCAGTCACGGAATGATCTTCGACAAGGGGAATCAATGCATCCaattttcttgctttgtttCCATTGATCAACGGATGCAACAAATCATCCCTCACAATAAAGAAAGAATCGTCCTTTTCCGCCATAGCGTCACTAAAACATGGGTTAGTATTGTTCCAGAAGGAAATATCAGACAAGGGTCTTCCTGGTTGTGGTTGTACTTTGCTGGTTGAAAGCATTATTTGGTGAATCCTAGCATCAGGGCTAGGCAATGTCCATCTTCTATCAAGCAATTTTGACACAAACTCATCTTTACTCAGTTTCACATTGGAAACACACTGACAATAAGGATTAAAGAATTTCGTCAAACATTTATGGGAATGCAAAGTTTGAACATAAACCCAAGACTAATATGTAATGATATGAGAAGAGAACAAAACTTTGgcaatgaaaaattgaaaaccgaATCGAACCCATTACTTGCAACAGAAAGCTTTGCTTAAACTATGCCTGGGTGGCTGACTGTCTGTagtgagatagagagagagaacctgTTTCGAAACTTGGCCGGAATGAAAGCTCCGTTTGATAGCTGAAATGGCTCTCTTACTGGGAAAACTttcaacaactttcatactcGTTTGGCTAGGAAGTAGGAAGACATAAGGAATGGCTGTGGAGTCGTAAACAATAGATACGAAAAGTCATTATTTATTACCCCACGTATCCGCTTATTTACGAATATATATCCGCACGTATCAGATGCGTATCGGGCCATTTCCGGCCGTACACGGTTTTTTCCGGCCATACCAACGTGGTACCTGATGCGTTTTAGATTCAGAATATGTTCTTGGATATGCCGGAAAC from Fragaria vesca subsp. vesca unplaced genomic scaffold, FraVesHawaii_1.0 scf0513160_u, whole genome shotgun sequence includes:
- the LOC101310575 gene encoding putative 1-aminocyclopropane-1-carboxylate deaminase-like — encoded protein: MKVVESFPSKRAISAIKRSFHSGQCVSNVKLSKDEFVSKLLDRRWTLPSPDARIHQIMLSTSKVQPQPGRPLSDISFWNNTNPCFSDAMAEKDDSFFIVRDDLLHPLINGNKARKLDALIPLVEDHSVTDVVTCGGCQSAHTAAVAVSCSERGLKPHLLLRGEQPEVLTGYNLMSTIYGNVTYVPRSLYANREKMLKSHADTLAGSSGTVLWFDDILEASLNQNDGALNLSQEIAQRSDHPRKIVIVNEGAGDVVALLGLTRLVQYLSQNHLLGNGRVLKLVVDSGTGTTAVGLALGAICLGLPWEVTAVMLADTYDGYRHQEKRLISNFKRHFHTHIDHCFNDIDKGIVHWVERCHPRKFGNVLEGELEACQHIAQQTGILVDPVYTLSAWEKAMALHKKEAEVEGGAKVVMLHTGGTLGMFGLAQRYKSYFSKLKVGPSS